A stretch of DNA from Streptomyces gobiensis:
CCGTCCAGTTCAGTGAGCTGCTGGACCGTGACGCCCCCGACTGGCGCCCGCCCCGCCTGGACTCCACGGCCCTCGTGCACGGCCACTGCCACCACAAGAACAGCCCAGGCGGCATTGAGGCCGAGCTACGGCTGCTGGACCGCGCCGGGCTGGATTACGCACTCCCCGACACCGGCTGCTGCGGCATGGCCGGCGCGTTCGGCTTCGAACACGGTGAGCGCTACGACGTGTCCGTCGCCGCCGGAGAACGCGTCCTGCTGCCCGCCGTCCGCGACGCCCCCGACACCACCCTCCTGATCGCCAACGGCTTCAGCTGCAAGGAGCAGATCAGCCAGCAGACGGAACGCCGGGCACTCCACATCGCGGAAGCCCTGGCCCTGGCACTCGACGGCCCCGCGTCATCCGGACCCACCTCGCTCGGCCCCCGCCCCGAACGCCTCATCCCCGATATGACGGCTTCCCCTTGGCGGGGAGCGGGCGCGGCCCTCACCGCCACAGCGGCGCTCACCCTGGCCACGGCCGCCCGCCGCGCCCGAAGGGGGTGATGTACGGCCGCCCGGCTTCGGGCTCCTTCAACCCTGCGGACTTTTTCAGCCCTGCGGACCGCTCAGCCCTTCGGCCCGCTCCAGCCAGCCCGTTGCGATGAGGTACTGCCCCAGAATGTAGCCCGCCATGATCAGGACCTCCTGGGACGGGAACTCATGGCCCGCCGCCTGCAACCCGATCAGCAGATCCGACCCGAGGAAGGCAGCCGCTCCGGCACCGACCTTGCCACCGACGCCCAACGCTGCGGCGCCCATCGCCGTCAGCGCGAGGCTGTATCCGGCCACCGGAAGACGGAGCCGCTTCTCCAGGGTCGGGGCGAGCACGGCATTGGCCGCCGCCCAGGCGGCGAGACAGCCAACAGCGGGCCAGGGCCGCCGCCGTATCCCGCCCAGCGCGCCAAGCTTCACATAACCGGCCGTGTAGCTGACCTGGGTGCCCAGAAAGGCGGCCATGCCCAGCAGGAACGCGGGCTCATGGTCGTCGAGGAGCAGCGCGGTGTCCCCGGCGGTGGCACAGGCAAGCCCGGTGAGGAGCGGCCTCGGTACGTCCCCGCCTCGGCGCAGTGCGTGCACGGCCAGCGCGGGCATCAGCAACGGCTTCGCCGCACGGCGCGGCCCCCGCGGGACCGTAGCCGTGGCGATGAGATCGGCCGCGGCCAGCGCTCCGTACGCGGCGAGCGCGCCACGGCCATGCCCGTCCGGCCGCACCAGCCGGGTCGCCGCCACCCTCAGCAGATTGCGCGCCCCGCGCGCGGTGATCGCCATGCCCGGCAGTCTGACGACCCGGCCGTCCCAACGTCAACGAGCGGGTTCATTCACCCATTTGTGTGTACTTCACGTCAG
This window harbors:
- a CDS encoding lysoplasmalogenase yields the protein MAITARGARNLLRVAATRLVRPDGHGRGALAAYGALAAADLIATATVPRGPRRAAKPLLMPALAVHALRRGGDVPRPLLTGLACATAGDTALLLDDHEPAFLLGMAAFLGTQVSYTAGYVKLGALGGIRRRPWPAVGCLAAWAAANAVLAPTLEKRLRLPVAGYSLALTAMGAAALGVGGKVGAGAAAFLGSDLLIGLQAAGHEFPSQEVLIMAGYILGQYLIATGWLERAEGLSGPQG